A window of the Odocoileus virginianus isolate 20LAN1187 ecotype Illinois chromosome 20, Ovbor_1.2, whole genome shotgun sequence genome harbors these coding sequences:
- the ZNF567 gene encoding zinc finger protein 567 isoform X1, with product MAQGSVSFKDVTVDFSQEEWQHLDPAQKTLYMDVMLENYCHLISVGCHMTKPDVILKLERGEEPWTSFKGHTCLEENWKAEDFLLKFKEQQDNYSRSFMLINHKKLVNENGSTCEKTFTLNKNPINSKKLPPEYDTHEKIFKNVSELIISNLSPTRRRLSECNGYGKSLLNTKPEIAHSGVKSHNQRGRTISHNEMITQYHKMETPAQSFEYNDCEKAFLKRGGPITHSRTYRRGNTSDYNKRRRTANIEKKHTCTECGKSFCRKSVLILHQGIHTEEKPYQCHQCGNSFRRKSYLIDHQRTHTGEKPFVCNECGKSFRLKTALTDHQRTHTGEKSYECPQCRNAFRLKSHLIRHQRTHTGEKPYECSDCGKSFRQKTTLSLHQRIHTGEKPYICKECGKSFHQKANLTVHQRTHTGEKPYICNECGKSFSQKTTLALHEKTHNEEKPYICNECGKSFRQKTTLVAHQRTHTGEKSYECPHCGKAFRMKSYLIDHHRTHTGEKPYECNECGKSFSQKTNLNLHQRIHTGEKPYICNECGKSFRQKATLTVHQKIHTGQKSYECPQCGKAFSRKSYLIHHQRTHTGEKPYKCNECGKCFRQKTNLIVHQRTHTGEKPYMCNECGKSFSYKRNLIVHQRTHKGENMEMQ from the exons TGTGG GGTGTCACATGACCAAGCCTGATGTGATCCTCAAATTGGAACGAGGAGAAGAACCGTGGACATCATTTAAAGGTCATACCTGCTTAG aagaaaactggaaagccGAAGACTTTTTATTGAAATTCAAGGAACAGCAAGATAACTATTCTAGATCATTTATGTTAATCAACCACAAAAAACTGGTTAACGAGAACGGGAGTACATGTGAAAAGacatttactttaaataaaaaccCTATTAATTCAAAAAAGCTACCTCCTGAATATGACActcatgaaaaaatttttaaaaatgtttcagaattaATCATCAGTAATCTAAGTCCTACAAGAAGGAGACTTAGTGAGTGTAATGGGTATGGGAAATCACTCCTCAATACTAAACCAGAGATAGCTCACTCTGGAGTCAAATCTCATAATCAACGTGGGAGGACCATCAGTCATAATGAAATGATCACGCAATATCATAAGATGGAAACTCCAGCACAGTCATTTGAATATAATGACTGTGAGAAAGCCTTTCTTAAAAGAGGAGGCCCAATTACACATAGTAGAACTTACAGAAGGGGAAACACATCTGATtataataaaagaagaagaacagCCAATATTGAAAAAAAGCATACATGCACTGAATGTGGGAAGTCCTTTTGCAGGAAATCAGTATTGATTCTGCATCAGGGAATTCACACAGAAGAAAAACCCTATCAGTGTCATCAGTGTGGAAATTCATTTAGGAGGAAATCCTATCTCATTGATCATCAGAGaactcacacaggagagaaacccttTGTTTGTAATGAATGTGGTAAATCTTTCCGCCTAAAGACAGCCCTCACTGATCATCAGCGAACACATACAGGGGAGAAATCATATGAATGTCCACAATGTAGGAATGCCTTTAGATTGAAATCACACCTCATTCGTCATCAGAGaactcacacaggagagaaaccatatGAGTGTAGTGACTGTGGGAAGTCTTTCCGCCAGAAGACAACCCTCTCCCTACATCAGAGGATTCATACAGGAGAAAAACCCTATATTTGTAAAGAATGTGGAAAGTCCTTTCATCAGAAGGCAAACCTTACTGTACATCAAAGAACTCATACAGGGGAAAAACCCTATATttgtaatgaatgtgggaaatcctTCTCCCAGAAGACAACCCTTGCTCTTCATGAGAAGACTCATAATGAAGAGAAACCTTATATTTGTAATGAATGTGGAAAATCCTTCCGCCAGAAGACAACCCTCGTGGCACATCAGAGAACACATACAGGGGAAAAATCCTATGAATGTCCTCACTGTGGGAAGGCTTTTAGAATGAAGTCATACCTCATTGATCATCACAGaactcacacaggagagaaaccatatgaatgtaatgaatgtggaaaatccttcagTCAGAAGACAAATCTCAATTTACATCAGAGAATCcatacaggagagaaaccttataTTTGTAATGAATGTGGGAAGTCTTTTCGCCAGAAAGCAACCCTCACTGTACATCAGAAAATACATACAGGGCAGAAATCCTATGAATGCCCTcagtgtgggaaagcctttagCAGGAAATCATATCTCATTCACCATCAAAGaactcatactggagagaaaccatacaAGTGTAATGAATGTGGGAAGTGCTTCCGCCAGAAGACAAATCTCATTGTACATCAGAGAACTCACACAGGGGAGAAACCTTATATGTGTAATGAATGTGGTAAGTCTTTCAGTTATAAGAGAAATCTTATTGTCCATCAGAGAACTCACAAGGGAGAAAACATGGAAATGCAATAA